One Aegilops tauschii subsp. strangulata cultivar AL8/78 chromosome 7, Aet v6.0, whole genome shotgun sequence genomic window carries:
- the LOC109755715 gene encoding uncharacterized protein has translation MPSSPVVVLSDTESGGDGDAVSDIAPSRPAAERIASTLSTQAAVDALCKKHGVPAEFARRPAGELRACSVPPPGAVCVYAHALEAGVRFPLHAFFGKALAHFRLAPGQLTPNGWLVLVGFVVLCHEAGVRPSTALFRHFFSLSTWKNGNGWYFFRCRGKGAAPTLFTGLSCSKFESDWKGRFFFLTSPGPWPCPVNWGDSPPKSSVADPVLMSQQESAGKLLQAHGVPLDLRVYLRDANLAAVFSSNPVGTSPPPPQSSPRSTVAKVVDPPVRDMTDIMPVENTAAPAAGTEQVKSDAHGDTLPLSGKKRKREEATAKDGLGCAAPVSDPRSPRAPVPDTHDGDTADWKVARKVLECIVTPSREDKFAASKPSDIVASSYVAMLQAANYVSFSSGYALELEEKLVARERDNMALWEQLDNEKTARQAAEADLEKAKAELAAAKWATEAELESARTTAVQQFMGSEEHKRRLAEHALAGYERGAEEMKGVVLRHYPRLDAAKLVLPLD, from the exons ATGCCTTCCTCCCCCGTCGTCGTCCTCAGCGACACCGaaagcggcggcgacggcgacgccgTCTCCGACATCGCGCCCTCGAGGCCCGCCGCCGAGCGCATCGCCTCCACCCTGAGCACCCAGGCCGCGGTCGACGCCCTCTGCAAGAAGCACGGCGTGCCGGCGGAGTTCGCCCGGCGCCCCGCGGGCGAGCTGCGCGCGTGCAGCGTGCCGCCGCCGGGGGCCGTCTGCGTGTACGCCCACGCGCTGGAGGCCGGAGTGCGCTTCCCGCTGCACGCGTTCTTCGGGAAGGCGCTCGCCCACTTCCGCCTCGCGCCGGGCCAGCTCACGCCCAACGGGTGGCTCGTCCTCGTCGGATTCGTCGTGCTCTGCCACGAGGCCGGCGTGCGGCCGTCGACGGCGCTGTTCCGGCACTTCTTCTCCCTGTCGACATGGAAGAACGGGAACGGCTGGTACTTCTTCCGCTGCAGGGGAAAGGGAGCCGCGCCGACGCTCTTCACTGGCCTTAGCTGCTCCAAATTTGAGAGTGATTGGAAAGGCAGGTTCTTCTTCCTGACGTCGCCGGGGCCATGGCCGTGCCCCGTGAACTGGGGCGACTCGCCGCCCAAGAGCTCCGTCGCGGATCCGGTGCTTATGAGCCAGCAGGAGTCGGCGGGTAAGCTGCTACAGGCACACGGCGTCCCGCTTGACCTCCGGGTTTACCTCCGCGATGCAAATCTTGCTGCGGTCTTCTCCTCCAACCCCGTCGGcacatcaccaccaccacctcagTCTTCTCCCCGTTCAACTGTTGCCAAAG TGGTGGATCCACCCGTCCGCGACATGACTGACATTATGCCAGTGGAGAATACGGCGGCGCCGGCAGCAGGGACGGAGCAGGTGAAAAGCGACGCGCACGGCGACACGCTTCCATTGTCCGGAAAGAAGAGGAAACGGGAGGAGGCCACTGCAAAAGACGGGCTTGGCTGCGCCGCCCCGGTGTCTGACCCGCGGTCACCGCGCGCGCCCGTGCCCGACACACACGACGGTGACACTGCCGACTGGAAGGTCGCACGGAAGGTGCTGGAGTGCATCGTCACGCCGTCGCGGGAGGACAAGTTCGCGGCGTCGAAGCCCTCAGACATCGTCGCGTCGAGCTACGTGGCAATGCTCCAG GCTGCGAACTACGTGTCCTTCTCCTCGGGCTACGCGCTGGAGCTGGAGGAGAAGCTGGTGGCGCGGGAGCGCGACAACATGGCGCTGTGGGAGCAGCTGGACAACGAGAAGACGGCGAGGCAGGCCGCGGAGGCGGACCTGGAGAAGGCAAAggccgagctcgcggcggcgAAGTGGGCGACTGAGGCGGAGCTGGAGAGCGCCAGGACGACGGCGGTGCAGCAGTTCATGGGATCGGAGGAGCACAAGCGGCGGCTCGCGGAGCATGCACTGGCGGGGTACGAGCGCGGCGCAGAGGAGATGAAGGGCGTCGTGCTCCGGCACTACCCGCGCCTCGACGCCGCCAAGCTGGTCCTGCCGCTTGATTAG